The region CAGTAGTCTCACTTATTTAGGCTATTTCCAGTAGCTTTTCTAGTCAGAAAAAGGCTGGAATGTTATAATTCCAACCTCTTTTCAGTCCTTATTTCCAGTTTAAAATAGCATTCAAGCCATAGTGATCACTAACTTGTGGACTCTTGTTACCATCAAATACGACATGTAAATTTCCCACCGCTAACTCTTTGGTAGTAAAAACATAGTCGATTCGAAGGGGTTCTGTGTTCCCCTTCCAGCCATCAATTTCTGGTGGAACAGTATAGCTACCACTTTTCTCTTGAGCAACTTCAAATGCGTCTTGTAAGCCTAATGGACTAGCTAAAATAGCTTGGTAACCTTCCTGACCAGCTGGGTTGTTGAAATCTCCAGCAAGCAAAAGTGGCCTGTTCAATTCTTTCAAGGCAGTTTCAAATCGTGCCCATTCTTCTTGGAACCCTTTATCCCACCAAGAAAGGTGGACACTTGCAACTGCAAGCTCGTTACCATCAACTACAGTTTCAGCCAAGGCAACACGACGAGTATGATAATCTGTTGGATCATCCACATCTGAAACCAAAATTTCTCTTGCTTCAATAGGTGTTTTAGACAAGATAGCCACACCTTCATGGTAGCGGTCATAACCGATATGGTTATAGGCCCAAGTCCAGTAGTAATCTTTTCCTTGCTCTGATAACTTTTCAACCAAAAGTCTAACATAATGGTCTTGGTGAATAGGCTCAGCTGCTGGCAAAGCTTGATAAAGGTCATTAACCTCGACCTCTGGTGAAGTGATCTCCTGATTGATTTCTTGGAAACAAATCAAATCATAATCTTTATCAAGAATATCTTCAAGCAAGAGCTGGAATTTTTCCTCAG is a window of Streptococcus mitis DNA encoding:
- a CDS encoding endonuclease/exonuclease/phosphatase family protein, translating into MKFLTLNTHSWMEKEAEEKFQLLLEDILDKDYDLICFQEINQEITSPEVEVNDLYQALPAAEPIHQDHYVRLLVEKLSEQGKDYYWTWAYNHIGYDRYHEGVAILSKTPIEAREILVSDVDDPTDYHTRRVALAETVVDGNELAVASVHLSWWDKGFQEEWARFETALKELNRPLLLAGDFNNPAGQEGYQAILASPLGLQDAFEVAQEKSGSYTVPPEIDGWKGNTEPLRIDYVFTTKELAVGNLHVVFDGNKSPQVSDHYGLNAILNWK